Proteins from one Peromyscus eremicus chromosome 8a, PerEre_H2_v1, whole genome shotgun sequence genomic window:
- the Myo19 gene encoding unconventional myosin-XIX isoform X2 gives MKGSSGTSLRELPSPGYPIQKTVWKILAGLLHLGNVHFADSEDEAQPCQLMDGTKVSVRTSASLLQLAEDMLLETMQIRTIKAGKQQQVFRKPCSRAECDTRRDCLAKLIYARLFDWLVSVINSSICADSSSWTAFIGLLDVYGFESFPDNSLEQLCINYANEKLQQHFVAHYLRAQQEEYAVEGLEWSFVNYQDNQTCLDLLEGSPISICSLINEECRLNRPSSAAQLQTRIESALAGKPCLGQSKLSREPSFVVMHFAGPVRYHTEGLVEKNKDPVPPELTGLLQQSQDPLLMMLFPANPEEKTQEELSGQSRAPALTVVSKFKASLEQLLQVLHSTTPHYIRCIKPNSQNQPQTFLQEEVLSQLEACGLVETIHISAAGFPIRVSHQNFVERYKLLRKLRPHTSSGLWGLCSAKGPTEQPLCANEATLQPLLQDILHALPALIQTASTPGDPAETTQVPLYCGRTKIFMTDSMLELLECGRAQMLEQCARCIQCGWRRHRLRKQEKQRRAAVLVQAAVRSWLTRKHIRRLHTAATVIKRAWHRWRIRMACLASKELDGMEEKPMPRAPSSLSSSLPTAHPKLLGAIIHLWPLGLVLANSAVGVRGFQRELVAHACLRLPTGSPSNKFQTPQQDQAGITSIRALPRGSIKFHCRKSPLQYADICPEPSDSSVTGFNQILLERHRPVQV, from the exons ATGAAAGGCTCCAGTGGCACCTCCCTGAGGGAGCTGCCTTCTCCTGGCTACCCAATCCAGAAAACAGTTTGGAAG ATCCTAGCTGGACTGCTGCACCTTGGCAATGTCCATTTTGCTGACTCAGAAGATGAAGCCCAGCCCTGCCAACTGATGGATGGTACCAAGG TTTCTGTCAGGACCTCAGCCTCGCTGCTGCAGCTCGCAGAGGACATGCTGCTGGAGACTATGCAGATTCGAACCATCAAGGCAGGCAAGCAGCAGCAGGTGTTCCGGAAGCCGTGCTCCCGAGCCGAGTGTGACACCCGAAGAGACTGTCTGGCCAAACTGATCTATGCACG GCTGTTCGACTGGCTGGTATCAGTGATCAACAGCAGCATCTGTGCAGACTCCAGCTCATGGACTGCCTTCATAG GTCTGCTAGATGTGTATGGGTTTGAGTCATTCCCTGACAACAGTCTGGAGCAGCTGTGCATCAACTATGCCAATGAGAAGCTCCAGCAGCACTTCGTGGCTCACTACCTGAGGGCGCAGCAG GAGGAATACGCAGTTGAGGGCCTGGAGTGGTCGTTCGTCAACTACCAGGACAACCAGACCTGTTTAGATCTCCTCGAGGGGAGCCCCATCAGCATCTGCTCCCTCATAAATGAG GAATGCCGCCTTAACCGGCCCAGCAGTGCAGCGCAGCTGCAGACCCGCATCGAGAGTGCGCTGGCAGGCAAGCCCTGCCTGGGCCAGAGTAAGCTCAGCCGGGAGCCCAGCTTTGTGGTCATGCACTTCGCAGGACCTGTACGCTACCACACGGAAGGCCTGGTGGAAAAGAACAAG GACCCTGTTCCCCCTGAGCTGACTGGGCTCCTGCAGCAGTCCCAAGACCCTCTGCTCATGATGCTATTTCCTGCTAACCCTGAAGAGAAGACCCAGGAGGAGCTGTCTGGCCAGAGCAGGGCTCCTGCGTTGACTGTGGTGTCCAAGTTCAAG GCCTCACTGGAACAGCTCCTTCAGGTCCTACATAGCACAACACCCCACTACATTCGCTGTATCAAGCCCAACAGCCAGAATCAGCCGCAGACCTTCCTCCAGGAAGAG GTCCTGAGTCAGTTGGAGGCCTGTGGCCTTGTAGAGACCATCCACATCAGTGCTGCCGGCTTTCCCATCCG GGTCTCTCACCAGAACTTCGTGGAACGATATAAATTGCTGAGAAAGCTCCGACCTCAcacatcctctggcctctggggccTGTGTTCTGCCAAAGGGCCCACTG AGCAGCCTCTCTGTGCCAACGAGGCCACACTGCAGCCTCTACTACAAGACATTCTCCATGCTCTGCCAGCTTTAATTCAGACAGCAAGCACTCCCGGTGACCCAGCCGAGACCACACAAGTCCCACTATACTGTGGCAGGACAAAGATTTTCATGACTGACTCCATG CTAGAGCTTCTGGAATGTGGGCGTGCCCAGATGCTGGAGCAGTGTGCCCGCTGCATCCAGTGTGGCTGGAGGCGACACCGTCTCCGGAAGCAGGAGAAACAGAGGCGGGCTGCGGTGCTCGTTCAGGCAG CTGTTCGGTCCTGGCTAACCCGGAAACACATCAGAAGGCTACACACGGCGGCCACGGTCATCAAGCGCGCATGGCATAGGTGGAGA ATCAGAATGGCCTGTCTTGCCTCTAAAGAACTGGATGGTATGGAGGAGAAACCCATGCCTCGAGCTCCCAGCTCCCTGAGCTCCTCGCTGCCCACAGCACATCCTAAACTACTGGGGGCAATAATCCACCTCTGGCCCCTGGGACTGGTGCTCGCCAACTCAGCAGTGGGTGTGCGAGGCTTTCAGAGGGAACTGGTGGCCCATGCCTGCCTCCGGCTTCCCACGGGCAGCCCTAGCAACAAGTTCCAGACACCACAACAAGATCAGGCTGGCATTACGTCCATCAGAGCACTGCCTCGG GGCTCGATAAAGTTTCACTGCAGGAAATCTCCACTTCAGTACGCTGACATCTGCCCTGAACCTTCAGACTCTAGTGTTACTGGTTTTAATCAGATTCTGCTAGAAAGACACAGGCCAgtccaagtgtga
- the Znhit3 gene encoding zinc finger HIT domain-containing protein 3 isoform X3, which translates to MASLNSKTVVCVICLEKPKYRCPLCRVPYCSVTCFQKHKEQCNPEVRPVENRRTVAPVNTEPEDNKDDDESVADFLNSDEEEDRVSLQSLKNLGT; encoded by the exons ATGGCGTCGCTGAACTCTAAAACTGTGGTCTGCGTCATCTGTTTGGAGAAGCCGAAATACCGCTGCCCGCTTTGCCGCGTGCCCTA CTGCTCGGTCACTTGTTTCCAGAAGCACAAAG AGCAGTGCAACCCGGAAGTCCGTCCTGTTGAGAAcagaagaacagtggctcctgtAAATACAGAGCCTGAGGACAACAAAG ATGATGATGAGTCTGTAGCTGATTTTCTCAACAGTgatgaggaagaagacagagtGTCTCTGCAGAGTTTAAAGAACTTAG GAACGTAG
- the Znhit3 gene encoding zinc finger HIT domain-containing protein 3 isoform X2 — translation MASLNSKTVVCVICLEKPKYRCPLCRVPYCSVTCFQKHKEQCNPEVRPVENRRTVAPVNTEPEDNKGESATLRSLLLNPHLRQLMVNLDQGDDKAQLMKACMQEPLFVEFADCCLGIVEPSHNRDS, via the exons ATGGCGTCGCTGAACTCTAAAACTGTGGTCTGCGTCATCTGTTTGGAGAAGCCGAAATACCGCTGCCCGCTTTGCCGCGTGCCCTA CTGCTCGGTCACTTGTTTCCAGAAGCACAAAG AGCAGTGCAACCCGGAAGTCCGTCCTGTTGAGAAcagaagaacagtggctcctgtAAATACAGAGCCTGAGGACAACAAAG GTGAATCTGCAACTTTAAGAAGCTTACTGCTCAACCCACACCTGAGACAGCTGATGGTTAACCTGGACCAGGGTGACGACAAGGCACAGCTGATGAAAGCCTGCATGCAGGAGCCCTTGTTTGTGGAGTTTGCAGACTGCTGTTTAGGAATCGTGGAGCCATCCCACAACAGGGATTCTTAA
- the Znhit3 gene encoding zinc finger HIT domain-containing protein 3 isoform X1 has product MASLNSKTVVCVICLEKPKYRCPLCRVPYCSVTCFQKHKEQCNPEVRPVENRRTVAPVNTEPEDNKDDDESVADFLNSDEEEDRVSLQSLKNLGESATLRSLLLNPHLRQLMVNLDQGDDKAQLMKACMQEPLFVEFADCCLGIVEPSHNRDS; this is encoded by the exons ATGGCGTCGCTGAACTCTAAAACTGTGGTCTGCGTCATCTGTTTGGAGAAGCCGAAATACCGCTGCCCGCTTTGCCGCGTGCCCTA CTGCTCGGTCACTTGTTTCCAGAAGCACAAAG AGCAGTGCAACCCGGAAGTCCGTCCTGTTGAGAAcagaagaacagtggctcctgtAAATACAGAGCCTGAGGACAACAAAG ATGATGATGAGTCTGTAGCTGATTTTCTCAACAGTgatgaggaagaagacagagtGTCTCTGCAGAGTTTAAAGAACTTAG GTGAATCTGCAACTTTAAGAAGCTTACTGCTCAACCCACACCTGAGACAGCTGATGGTTAACCTGGACCAGGGTGACGACAAGGCACAGCTGATGAAAGCCTGCATGCAGGAGCCCTTGTTTGTGGAGTTTGCAGACTGCTGTTTAGGAATCGTGGAGCCATCCCACAACAGGGATTCTTAA